One segment of Chelmon rostratus isolate fCheRos1 chromosome 17, fCheRos1.pri, whole genome shotgun sequence DNA contains the following:
- the gys1 gene encoding glycogen [starch] synthase, muscle, with protein MPLARSLSVTSLSGLEEWDEEFDLENAVLFEIAWEVANKVGGIYTVIQTKARLTSEEWGENYFLVGPYVESNVRTQVELIEPTNPTLKRTIDKMNSSGCKVYFGRWLIEGSPYVVLIDVGFTAWSLDTWKSELWELCDIGVPWFDREANDAVLFGFLTAWLLGEYAAQSEEPQHIVAHFHEWLAGLGLVLCRQRQLPIATIFTTHATLLGRYLCAGNVDFYNKLAEFNVDKEAGDRQIYHRYCLERAAAHCAHVFTTVSQITAIEAEHLLKRKPDIVTPNGLNVKKFSAVHEFQNLHAQSKNRIQEFVRGHFYGHLDFNLDKCLFLFIAGRYEFSNKGADIFLEALARLNYLLRVNHSDVTVIAFFIMPARTNNFNVETLKGQAVRKQLWDTAQTVKERFGKKLYESLLVGQLPDVSKMLDKEDFTIMKRAIFATQRQCQPPICTHNMLEDSSDPILNCVRRIGLFNSSADRVKIIFHPEFLSSTSPLLPMDYEEFVRGCHLGVFPSYYEPWGYTPAECTVMGIPSISTNLSGFGCFMEEHIADPSAYGIYILDRRFRGVDESCNQLTSFLFQFCKQSRRQRIIQRNRTERLSELLDWRYLGRYYISARHMALAKAFPDTYVYDLHEPTSTSGFRYPRPASVPPSPALSRHSSPHHSEAEDNDEDERYDEDLEAEKDRVNIRQPYALPFKNKSSVLQTANGNSNGVTSEKN; from the exons ATGCCGCTGGCTCGCAGCCTGTCTGTCACGTCCCTGTCAGGACTGGAGGAGTGGGACGAGGAGTTTGATTTAGAGAACGCTGTTCTTTTTGAAATTGCGTGGGAGGTCGCCAACAAAG TTGGAGGCATCTACACCGTCATCCAGACCAAAGCCCGTTTGACCTCAGAGGAATGGGGGGAGAACTATTTCCTGGTGGGTCCCTACGTGGAAAGCAACGTGCGCACTCAGGTGGAGCTCATTGAGCCCACCAACCCCACGCTGAAGAGAACCATTGACAAGATGAACTCCAGTGGGTGTAAG GTCTATTTTGGGCGGTGGCTTATCGAGGGCAGCCCCTACGTTGTTCTGATTGATGTCGGGTTCACCGCCTGGTCTCTGGACACCTGGAAGAGCGAGCTGTGGGAGCTCTGTGACATTGGAGTGCCGTGGTTCGACCGCGAGGCCAACGATGCCGTGCTGTTCGGCTTCCTGACGGCATGGCTTCTGGGAGAG TATGCAGCCCAGAGTGAGGAGCCTCAGCACATTGTCGCCCATTTCCACGAGTGGTTGGCCGGCCTGGGCCTGGTGTTGTGTAGACAGAGACAGCTGCCCATCGCAACCATCTTCACCACTCACGCCACACTGCTGGGACGATACCTGTGTGCTGGAAATGTGGACTTCTATAACAAGCTTGCAGAG TTCAACGTGGACAAGGAAGCAGGTGATAGACAGATCTACCACCGCTACTGTTTGGAGCGGGCGGCTGCTCACTGTGCCCATGTCTTCACCACTGTGTCACAGATCACAGCCATCGAGGCAGAGCACCTCCTCAAGAGGAAaccag ACATCGTCACTCCCAACGGGCTCAACGTGAAGAAGTTCTCCGCCGTGCACGAGTTTCAAAACCTCCACGCTCAGAGCAAGAATCGGATTCAAGAGTTTGTCAGGGGACACTTCTACGG GCACCTCGACTTCAACCTGGacaagtgtttgtttctcttcatcGCTGGAAGGTATGAGTTCTCCAACAAAGGAGCTGACATCTTCTTGGAAGCTTTAGCCAGACTCAACTATCTACTGAGA GTCAATCACAGCGACGTGACCGTCATTGCGTTCTTCATCATGCCGGCTCGGACAAACAACTTCAACGTGGAGACCTTGAAGGGCCAAGCAGTCAGGAAACAGCTCTG GGACACTGCTCAGACTGTGAAGGAACGCTTCGGAAAGAAACTTTATGAGTCGCTTTTAGT TGGACAGCTGCCAGATGTGTCGAAAATGCTGGACAAAGAGGATTTCACCATCATGAAGCGTGCCATCTTCGCGACTCAGAGACAATGCCAGCCGCCAATCTGCACCCATAACATGCTGGAGGACAGCAGCGACCCCATCCTGAACTGTGTTCGCCGCATTGGTCTTTTTAACAGCTCTGCTGACCGTGTCAAG ATTATCTTCCATCCAGAGTTCCTTTCATCCACCTCTCCTCTACTTCCAATGGATTATGAGGAGTTTGTAAGAGGCTGCCACCTTGGCGTCTTCCCCTCTTATTATGAGCCTTGGGGCTACACACCAG CTGAGTGCACAGTCATGGGAATCCCATCAATCTCAACCAACCTATCAGGCTTTGGCTGTTTCATGGAGGAGCATATAGCAGACCCCTCAGCATATG gtatttacaTCCTGGACCGGCGGTTTCGGGGGGTCGACGAGTCATGCAACCAGctcacttccttcctgtttcagtTCTGCAAGCAGAGCCGGCGCCAGCGGATCATCCAGAGGAACCGTACTGAGCGTCTGAGCGAGCTCCTGGACTGGAGATACCTCGGCCGG TATTATATATCTGCCCGTCATATGGCCCTAGCTAAAGCCTTCCCTGACACCTATGTGTATGACCTTCATGAGCCCACCTCA ACCTCGGGCTTCCGCTACCCTCGACCAGCCTCTGTGCCACCATCTCCGGCTCTGTCCCGCCACTCCTCCCCGCACCACAGTGAGGCCGAGGACAACGATGAAGACGAGCGCTACGACGAGGATCTGGAAGCAGAAAAGGACCGGGTGAACATCCGCCAGCCCTACGCCCTGCCATTCAAAAACAAGTCGTCCGTTCTCCAGACGGCCAACGGAAACAGCAATGGTGTCACAAGCGAGAAAAATTga
- the pold1 gene encoding DNA polymerase delta catalytic subunit encodes MNYKKHNGGPVMGGASQAKRGKMAGEWEDSPSQFEEELSMFDDAEMDAEEMEGQAGHDVIPVGDLFSADLNPRWRRPHAPSLDPSSDTLVFQQIDLDYYLGATVAGMPGQSQGKVPIIRMFGVTDSGNSVCCHVHGFAPYFYVPAPSGFTSAYLGEFKKELNSAVLKDMRSNKDNISVTVLAVDITRKENMYGYHGKRSLDFLRITMAMPRLIAPAKRLLEQGFKFGPFSLEHYQSFEANIDFEIRFMVDSDVVGCCWIELPKGKYRVREEKGMGNTDSQETGKVSLCQYEVDVGWTDLISHPAEGDWQRIAPLRVLSFDIECAGRKGIFPEADKDPVIQIASMVQRQGETEPFIRTVFTLQSCASIVGSQILCFTQEKQLLQSWAEFLRTVDPDIITGYNIQNFDFPYLLNRAAALKVNLFPYLGRVRGIKSVLRDLNFQSKQMGRRENKTINMEGRVQFDLLQVLLRDYKLRSYTLNAVSFHFLQEQKEDVQHSIITDLQNGNEQTRRRLAVYCLKDAYLPLRLLQKLMCVINYMEMARVTGVPLTYLLSRGQQIKVVSQLLRQAMKQDLVMPVVKTEGGEDYTGATVIEPEKGYYSVPIATLDFSSLYPSIMMAHNLCYTTLLQKGSVERHGLSPEDFIKTPTGDMFVKSSMRKGLLPEILENLLCARKRAKAELKKETDPFKRQVLDGRQLALKISANSVYGFTGAQVGKLPCLEISQSVTGFGRQMIEQTKQLVESKYIISNGYQGDAKVIYGDTDSVMVKLGVATVREAMDIGKEAAEWVSSHFTPPIKLEFEKVYYPYLLINKKRYAGLYFSSSADTHDKMDCKGIETVRRDNCPLVANLINTCLQKILIDRDPQGAVAHAKEVISDLLCNRIDISQLVITKELTRTAQEYAGKQAHVELAERMRKRDAGSAPNLGDRVPYVIIKAAKGAAAYMKSEDPIYVLENTIPIDTQYYLEQQLSKPLLRIFEPILGESKAESVLLKGDHTRCKTVLTSKVGGLMAFAQKRSTCIGCKAVLKTDAAVCDFCKKKESELYQKEIFHLNALEERFSRLWTQCQRCQGSLHEDVLCTSRDCPIFYMRKKVQKDLDDQGKLVSRFGW; translated from the exons ATGAAttataaaaaacacaatggGGGCCCTGTCATGGGCGGTGCGTCCCAGGCCAAAAGGGGTAAAATGGCAGGCGAATGGGAGGACAGTCCGTCGCAGTTTGAAGAGGAATTATCCATGTTTGACGATGCAGAGATGGatgcagaggagatggaggggcAGGCAGGCCATGATGTTATTCCCGTAG GTGATCTCTTCTCAGCAGACCTTAACCCTCGTTGGCGGCGGCCTCATGCCCCCTCACTGGACCCATCATCTGACACTCTGGTGTTCCAGCAGATTGATCTTGATTATTATTTAG GGGCAACAGTGGCAGGCATGCCCGGCCAGTCCCAGGGAAAAGTCCCCATCATTCGAATGTTTGGGGTGACAGACAGTGGCAACAGTGTTTGTTGCCATGTCCATGGTTTTGCACCTTACTTCTATGTTCCTGCACCAAGTG GGTTCACTTCTGCTTACCTGGGTGAATTTAAAAAAGAGTTGAACTCTGCTGTCCTGAAGGACATGAGATCCAATAAGGACAACATCTCTGTCACAGTGTTGGCTGTGGACATCACCCGCAAAGAGA ACATGTATGGTTACCATGGGAAACGTAGTCTGGATTTTTTGCGGATAACCATGGCGATGCCCCGTCTCATCGCCCCAGCAAAGAGACTGCTAGAGCAGGGCTTCAAGTTCGGACCTTTCTCCTTAGAGCATTACCAATCCTTTGAGGCCAACATAGATTTTGAGAtaag GTTTATGGTGGACAGTGATGTGGTGGGATGCTGCTGGATTGAACTTCCCAAAGGCAAGTACCGAGTGCGTGAAGAGAAAGGCATGGGAAACACGGATTCTCAGGAAACTGGCAAG GTGTCCCTGTGTCAGTACGAGGTGGATGTGGGATGGACAGATTTGATAAGTCACCCTGCAGAGGGAGACTGGCAGAGGATCGCACCGCTCAGGGTCCTCAGCTTTGACATCGAGTGTGCTGGAAGAAAag GAATCTTCCCAGAAGCAGACAAAGACCCGGTGATTCAGATCGCATCTATGGTGCAGCGACAGGGTGAGACAGAGCCCTTCATTCGCACCGTGTTCACCCTCCAGTCCTGCGCCAGCATCGTGGGCTCTCAGATATTGTGCTTTACACAGGAGAAACAGCTACTGCAG AGCTGGGCTGAGTTTTTGAGGACAGTGGACCCAGACATCATCACTGGATACAACATCCAAAACTTTGACTTCCCCTACTTGCtcaacagagcagctgctttaaAG gtgaaTCTCTTTCCCTACCTCGGCCGAGTGCGCGGCATCAAGTCAGTCTTGCGAGACCTAAACTTCCAGAGCAAGCAGATGGGCCGCAGAGAGAACAAGACCATTAACATGGAGGGCCGGGTTCAGTTTGACCTACTGCAG GTTCTCCTCAGAGACTATAAACTGCGCTCATACACACTGAACGCCGTGAGTTTCCACTTTCTGCAAGAACAGAAGGAGGATGTGCAACACTCCATCATTACTGATCTGCAG AATGGCAATGAACAGACCCGTCGTCGCTTGGCTGTCTACTGCCTGAAAGACGCCTACCTCCCACTGCGCTTGCTGCAGAAGCTGATGTGTGTGATTAACTACATGGAGATGGCCAGAGTGACAGGTGTGCCTCTCACCTACCTGCTCTCAAGAGGACAGCAGATTAAAGTTGTCTCTCAGCTGCTGCGACAG GCCATGAAACAGGACCTGGTCATGCCTGTTGTAAAAACGGAAGGAGGAGAAGACTACACTGGAGCGACTGTCATTGAGCCAGAGAAAGG GTATTACAGCGTTCCCATTGCCACCCTGGATTTCTCCTCCTTGTATCCATCCATCATGATGGCTCACAATCTGTGCTACACCACCCTGCTGCAGAAAGGCTCGGTGGAGAGACATGG CCTCTCACCAGAGGACTTCATCAAGACTCCAACAGGTGATATGTTTGTGAAGAGCTCCATGAGAAAAGGACTTCTACCTGAGATCCTGGAGAACCTGCTGTGTGCCAGGAAGAG GgccaaagcagagctaaagaAAGAAACTGACCCTTTTAAGAGGCAGGTGCTGGATGGTCGACAGCTCGCCCTCAAAATCAGCGCAAACTCCGTCTATGGGTTCACAGGTGCCCAGGTGGGCAAGCTGCCCTGCCTAGAGATCTCACAG AGTGTCACTGGTTTTGGAAGACAGATGATTGAGCAAACCAAACAGTTGGTGGAGTCGAAGTATATCATTTCCAATGGTTACCAAGGTGATGCCAAG GTCATTTATGGGGACACAGACTCCGTCATGGTTAAGCTTGGAGTTGCCACAGTAAGGGAGGCCATGGACATCGGGAAGGAGGCAGCAGAGTGGGTATCGTCCCACTTCACACCGCCCATCAAACTAGAGTTTGAGAAG GTGTATTACCCATACCTGCTGATCAACAAGAAGCGCTATGCTGGCCTCTATTTCTCCTCTAGCGCAGACACACATGACAAGATGGACTGTAAAGGCATTGAGACTGTTCGCAGAGACaactgccctctggtggctaATCTTATCAACACCTGTCTGCAGAAAATCCTCATAGATAG GGATCCCCAGGGTGCTGTGGCTCACGCTAAAGAAGTGATCTCGGACCTACTGTGCAACCGCATTGACATCAGCCAGCTGGTCATCACCAAGGAGCTGACACGCACCGCCCAGGAGTACGCTGGCAAACAGGCGCATGTGGAGCTGGCTGAGAG AATGAGGAAAAGAGATGCCGGCAGCGCTCCAAACCTGGGAGACCGCGTCCCATACGTCATCATTAAGGCTGCAAAGGGAGCCGCTGCATACATGAAGTCGGAG GACCCGATCTATGTGCTGGAGAACACCATTCCCATTGACACTCAATACtacctggagcagcagctgtccaAGCCCCTGCTGAGAATATTTGAGCCCATCTTGGgagagagcaaagcagagagTGTCCTCCTCA AGGGTGACCACACGCGCTGTAAGACTGTGTTGACCTCGAAGGTCGGGGGCCTCATGGCATTCGCTCAGAAGAGGAGCACCTGCATCGGCTGCAAAGCTGTGCTCAAgacagatg CGGCTGTGTGCGATTTCTGTAAGAAGAAGGAGTCTGAGCTCTACCAAAAGGAG ATCTTTCACCTGAATGCACTGGAGGAGCGTTTCTCTCGCCTGTGGACTCAGTGTCAGCGTTGTCAAGGCTCCCTCCATGAAGACGTGCTCTGTACCAG CCGGGATTGTCCCATCTTTTACATGAGGAAGAAGGTTCAGAAAGATTTAGATGACCAGGGCAAGCTGGTGTCTCGCTTTGGGTGGTGA
- the tmem86b gene encoding lysoplasmalogenase, producing the protein MDILDTDAFDRRQRRNMSWALLFSLLPFFLSAALYFYLWTPDLPSSITAAGVKSAPTLLLAAVVLSWNGGQSVLGVGGGLIFSAVGDCCLVWPELFLHGMGAFAVAHLLYSLTFLSSRYAAYSSSSWTRFLSLILFMVGGGFYIYVYPFLQKAPDSDLLIPAVGVYIFLITLMGTLAIRTRHTATLLGSLSFMLSDMTLALQVFKVAPMTHGQIVVMATYYLAQLLIAVGDMKAVEYKDDFAKWKRS; encoded by the exons ATGGACATCCTTGACACAGATGCCTTTGACAGGCGGCAGAGGAGAAATATG TCCTGGgctctccttttttccctcttgccTTTCTTTTTGTCCGCAGCTCTATACTTCTACCTCTGGACTCCTGACTTGCCCTCGTCCATCACGGCTGCAGGTGTCAAATCAGCACCAACACTCCTTTTGGCTGCAGTAGTGCTGAGCTGGAATGGAGGTCAGAGTGTCCTGGGTGTGGGGGGAGGActgattttctctgctgttggtGACTGTTGCCTGGTATGGCCTGAGCTTTTTTTGCATG GAATGGGTGCATTTGCTGTGGCTCATCTGCTGTACTCACTCACCTTCCTCTCCAGTCGTTATGCAGCatattcctcttcctcctggacCCGTTTTCTATCTCTGATTTTGTTCATGGTGGGAGGAGGTTTCTACATCTACGTATATCCATTCCTTCAGAAGGCGCCAGACTCAGATCTGCTCATTCCAGCTGTGGGGGTCTACATTTTCTTAATTACTCTAATGGGGACATTAGCCATCAGAACCCGTCACACAGCAACACTGTTAGGAAGTTTGTCCTTCATGCTGTCTGACATGACACTGGCTCTGCAGGTTTTCAAGGTGGCACCAATGACACATGGCCAGATTGTTGTCATGGCGACATATTATTTGGCACAGCTTCTAATAGCTGTGGGCGATATGAAAGCAGTGGAATACAAGGATGATTTTGCAAAATGGAAGCGGTCCTAA
- the aspdh gene encoding putative L-aspartate dehydrogenase, translating into MATSSSSQRIGVVGYGHLGQYLVERILKDGAALGLTLAFVWNRNSEKLKGLVPDELILADLSSFANRPCDIIVEVCHPQIVKEFGLHFLSQCHFMVGSPSALSDPDLNQALRQAAQQCGRTLYVPSGALWGGQDIQRLNDSGTLKALFIRMSKHPSCFRLTGDVLSDWTEGEGRRVLFRGSVAELCPLAPNNVNTMAAAAVAAGTLGFTGVKGEIVSDTALSDYHVVEVEVTGLGGFSVHTVRRNPAKLGAVTGSATYNSFWNSLLVCKGHGGRVYLC; encoded by the exons ATGGCAACCAGCTCTTCCTCCCAAAGGATTGGAGTAGTAGGATATGGACATCTAG GCCAGTACCTGGTGGAGAGGATCCTTAAAGATGGGGCTGCTCTCGGTCTAACTCTGGCTTTCGTTTGGAACAGAAATTCTGAAAAGCTCAAAGGTTTAGTTCCTGATGAGCTCATACTTGCTGATCTATCATCCTTTGCAAacag GCCATGTGACATAATTGTAGAGGTGTGCCACCCACAGATAGTGAAAGAATTTgggcttcacttcctgtctcagtgTCATTTCATG GTGGgctctccctctgccctctccGATCCTGATCTGAACCAGGCACTGCGTCAGGCTGCTCAGCAGTGTGGTAGGACCCTTTACGTCCCCAGCGGTGCATTATGGGGAGGCCAGGACATCCAGAGGCTGAATGACAGTGGGACCTTGAAG GCTCTGTTTATAAGAATGTCCAAGCATCCATCCTGCTTCCGGCTGACGGGAGATGTCCTCTCTGATTGGACGGAAGGAGAGGGCCGACGTGTTTTATTCAGAGGCTCAGTGGCAGAGTTGTGCCCACTTGCTCCGAACAACGTAAACACCATGGCTGcggcagcagtggcagcaggaaCACTTGGCTTTACTGGTGTTAAGGGAGAGATTGTGTCTGACACAGC GTTAAGTGATTATcatgtggtggaggtggaggtgactGGGCTTGGTGGCTTCTCAGTACACACAGTGAGGAGGAATCCAGCTAAACTTGGAGCTGTAACTGGCAGTGCAACATACAACTCTTTCTGGAATAGTTTACTTG TTTGCAAAGGTCACGGTGGCCGAGTCTACTTGTGCTGA